The nucleotide sequence AGTAGCTTCTGTTGGCTTGACTGAAAAAGCAGCTAAGGACAAAGGATATCAAGTGAAAGTTGGTAAGTTTCCTTTTACCGCTTCAGGAAAAGCAAGTGCAGCTGGTCACAAAGATGGATTTATTAAAGTTATCTTTGATGCTAAATATGGTGAATGGTTAGGGGCGCATATGATTGGTGCGAATGTAACTGAAATGATTGCTGAGGTAGTTGTGGCCAGAAAACTTGAAACTACTGGTCATGAGATTATTAAATCTGTACACCCTCACCCTACAATGTCTGAGGCGGTTATGGAAGCTACAGCAGCAGCATACGACGAGGTTATTCACATTTAAAAAACATTTCTATGAAAGAAATCAGTGTAAAGGAACTTAAGCAAATGATGGACAACAATGAAGACTTTCAATTGATTGATGTCCGTGAACCAGGCGAATATGATGCAGCTAATATCAATGGTGAATTGATTCCCTTGGCGACAGTTCCTCAAAATACAGATAAGGTTTCAAAAGATAAAAAAGTAGTGGTGCATTGCCGAAGCGGAAAACGTAGTGCTAATGCCATCAACTTTTTGGAATCTAATCATGGCTATGAAAACCTTTATAATTTAAAAGGAGGGATTATGGCATGGAAAGATGAAATAGACGATAGTCTAAATGTATAATTCTATCGAATATTAATAGAAATAAAAAAAGCGCAGGAAACTGCGCTTTTTTTATTTTCAGTGAAGTAGGCTTGATGGGTTAGTCGTAAAGGCTTACAGATAATTTTTTTTTTGCGAATCAAGTATATTCAGTTCAGTGCTTTAGAATTCTTGTGAAAATACTTTTTCAGGTAGGCAACTCCGAAAGGGGAGGGTGGCGACATGGTAGTTAGCGAGACGCTACTAAATTAATGAGTCGTAGCTGGAATGTTACGACTATGGTGTGTTGCCCATGTTGATCCGATTTTATTTTTGTTGGTCACACCTGTTCTCATAAAAAATCTCTTTTATTTAGGATAAAAAGTGTATCTTTTCTTGCAGTCC is from Cytophagaceae bacterium ABcell3 and encodes:
- a CDS encoding rhodanese-like domain-containing protein; protein product: MKEISVKELKQMMDNNEDFQLIDVREPGEYDAANINGELIPLATVPQNTDKVSKDKKVVVHCRSGKRSANAINFLESNHGYENLYNLKGGIMAWKDEIDDSLNV